One Gossypium hirsutum isolate 1008001.06 chromosome A08, Gossypium_hirsutum_v2.1, whole genome shotgun sequence genomic window, GACTGTATATAGCAAACTCCCTTTTAATTCGGACACCATTCTTGCTTACAACCTCTAGAATCGAGATTTTTCCTCCATGGAATCACTAACTTTCCTGCTTGTTTCCCCTTCATTCCATCTCTTTTCCCAGAAACCAAACACCCCTTCAAAGTTTAATCTCCATTGCTTACTCTTTACTCACCATTTTCTTGTTTTTTGCCAAGACCAATCTCAGCTGGTTTTGCTGTCAATCTCAAAGGTAACCTTTCTGTTTTTCCATGATCAATCCTAGGAAACCATTTTTGAAGGTTAcaagagaaattgaataatcgatcCCATTTGAATGCAAAAACTAAGGGTTATATATTATCCCTTGAAGTTGCTCAACGATGGCGTTTCATTTCCCCATTAGAGCTCAATCAGCTCGAAATTCCGCCATTTATGCAGAGAGAATAACCGAAGAACCTCCCCCTCAAATAAACAACAAACACTCACAAACCACCGTCACGTTGATGTACCAAACCAACATGGCTGGCTATTGGCGTAACGTTACCATCATTTGGTGCAAGAACGTCATGAACTATTCTCTCAACATCATGGTGAACAACACGGAAGGCGACAACGTCCATTCAACTTGTAAGATCGAGCTTAAACCATGGCATTTTTGGAGCAGAAAAGGGTACAAATCATTTGAAGTTGAAGGCAAACCAGTTGATGTTTATTGGGATCTTCGTTCAGCCAAATTCACAAGTGGCCCCGAACCAGTTTCGGATTACTACGTCGCCTTAGTTTCAGATGAAGAAGTTGTTTTATTACTCGGAGATTACCGTAAAAAAGCTTACAAAAGAACCAAATCAAGGCCAGCTTTGGTTGAACCAGTACTGTTTTACAAAAAAGAAAACGTTTTCGCCAAGAAAAGCTTTGCGACGAGAGCTAAATTCGacgagaaaaggaaagaacacgACATCGTCGTCGAG contains:
- the LOC107961632 gene encoding uncharacterized protein — encoded protein: MAFHFPIRAQSARNSAIYAERITEEPPPQINNKHSQTTVTLMYQTNMAGYWRNVTIIWCKNVMNYSLNIMVNNTEGDNVHSTCKIELKPWHFWSRKGYKSFEVEGKPVDVYWDLRSAKFTSGPEPVSDYYVALVSDEEVVLLLGDYRKKAYKRTKSRPALVEPVLFYKKENVFAKKSFATRAKFDEKRKEHDIVVESSTTGLKDPEMWISMDGVVLIHVKNLQWKFRGNQTVLVDKQQVQVMWDVHDWFFSSPGTGHGLFIFKPIPAELADCSDKEGSSHGGDSDTSTGSLYYSTRSPTVTTAEFSLFLYAWKIE